tgcatggagcaggACTTCTATGATTCCATTCAGCTCCCAGGATCCatcaatcctaaaaaaaagatcTCCCCAGAGTGAAAGCTTCTTAAAGTGGCCCACAAGGCTACCATGGCTTGGCCTCCACCCACTTCCCAGCAGCATCTCCCCACCTCCAAAGAGAATACATTTCTCATGATTCCCTGCTTGAATTCAGTTTGCTTATTTTCGTGCCTTTGTGCATTCAAATCTCTCTGAAATGCGTTTTCCCCAGGGTTACCACAATCTTTGCCTGATTATTGGACAAGGTGGTAAGAGCACAGACTCAGGAGTCTGACTGCTAAGGTTAGAATCTCAGCTTTGACCCTTACTAGCTGTGGACTGACCACTTAACTTCTCTGCACTGAATGTCCTCATTTGTAGAAGGGGAATACACCATTATCTAATCCACAAAGTTATTTTGTGTGTTAATTGATATAGTCTATGCAAAAATGCTTAGAATGGTACTCAAAACtgattaaatagtaaaaaaaaaattatctgttacCAGccttatcaccatcatcattctcaccatcatcaccatcccaTTACCATCCCCATCATCATCCTCACCACTGTGTCTCATATTTGCTAGGCAGCCACCTCTAAAAGGTTCCCCCAGGCCACCGTCTCTAGGCTCACTCGGTGTCCCCAGCCAGATCGGTTCCTTCTATTTCCAGCTCAGCTGCACACACACAAGAACCCTCCTGTTTACCCAACTACCCTTGTTCACTTCTCTCACTTTCTGTCTCCCTATTAGGCTGGAAGTACAGTAACAGCCAAGACCCCACAGCCAAGCATTGGGCAGTGCTTGCAGTCTACTGCAATTATTAAATTGATCCCATGAGCATAATAGGTACTTAATGTTCTTTATAAAGCAAGGGACCCAAAGTTTACCTGCCTGTGCAATCTCTTTCATGGGTATCATTAATATGTACCTCTTCAGCATTTTgcagaaaagtaataaaatgattcTATAACATAATTAATCAAATGTAGAGTTTATAGATGAGGGAGCGATAATGAATGCAAATGTAAGGCAAAGATTAAGGGATGGATTTTGGCATGGCAAAAGAACTGATACACGTAAGACCTGCACAAAGGGGCCGAGCAGACAAATCTGCTAAGGGCCCAAAGGCCCTTAGAGAACTGCCCTCTCAAAATGTGCAAAGACAGAGGTATTATGACACTCAAAACAGAGTTATCATCAcaaaaactgggggaaaaaacccCTCAAATGTCCCTTTTTAAAGGAGTTTGTTAATAAATCATGGTACATCTATATGATGGAATATGGTTTAAACATTAAAGTGATAAcgcaaaaataaatttacaagtaAAGAAATGTTCCCAATACATTAAGTTGAAAAAAACCTTACAGTTTGTACACAACTATCCTATTTTTGCATAAGAGGACTAGATAGAGATGTAAATAGAAACAAGTGTAGGACGACTTACGCAGTGGCTGTATTTGAGAGATGGGCTTACTGATAGTTTTTACTTATACTATTCTGTATCTCTGATTTGTAGGACGTAAGTATATTACTTTATCTGAACCAGGAAATAACTCCTATCTCAAGGTTGAAATAGTATGCATGAAATtgagaaatatgtgggaaatgtAAAACTGTGCTGGGGAGGGTAAGCCAGCCATCAGCTTACCTATACATCCTTTCACTGACTTCTTCCTCCAACTTGCTGGAATGGGCAGAAACAACTCCAAAGGAACCCAAAGGCTGATGAGTGATGGGCAACGGGGTCTGTTTGGAGGCGAATCCAGCCCGGGCAGGGGTCTCCTTGGGCAcggaggagaaaggaagacacGTGGCAGTGCAAGACACAGACAGGTTGACGACCTCCACGGCTTTCAGGCTGTCCAGAGTGAAGGTCTCTGCAGGGGTCAGGTGGGACACCATGACGGAAGTGACTGCCCTTGGTTCTTGGGTTCCTAAAAGCTGGGAGTTAATGGAGTGAGTCACAGTGGAGCACACAGTGCCTGCTTCATGTCCGGCCTCCAGAGGAGCTTGAGATCCTTTGCTAAATGCTGCATCATCAATGATGCAAGGTGAGCTGCTCTGCTCGCCTGTTGAACCCAGGTCACTGGCATTAGCGGCTGCTGTACAGCTCCATTCAGGCACCTTATGGTGGGCGACAGTCTCATCATCTGAGATGCTGCTGTCGGAAAGagctcctttctccacattcaaGTCTTCAGGCATGCCCTTTGGAGTCTCCATTAGTACTCCAGGACAAGATCTATTCTGAGGGTTTTCAAGTGCTATGACACGTGGTATTTCTAAATTAAGACCTTTGGTTTCAATGTCTGGAGGGTTCTCAGTCCTGCCATCAAGACAACAAGGTCCTTGAGGATCAAATTGACTGTCTTTACCTTTGGGGATGTCTATGTAACCAGGGCCCTGCTGGTTGTCAGCACCTGAAACCACCTGCCCAGGGAAAGAGTCTGTCCCGGCACCTGGGGAGTCTATGCTCTTGATGGGTATGGCTGACCTTTCAGCAAGACCTCCACGTTGCTGCATCGTGTCCGTGTCTTCAGAGGACTCCTCTGGGCTACTGATCTGGGGTGCAGACACAGACTTGGTCAACTTGGTGTTGGCCAACTCCCGCTCTTCCTCCTCAAAAGGCAAAGAGCTAATGGAGGTGAGAGATGCCTGGATCCCACTTGGCAAACTCGTATTGCTCTCTGTGTGTCCACCCTCTAAGGAGTTCCTGTGCAGGGCATGTCGTCGAACCAGATGGTGCAAGACTTCTCGATCACTGGGTAACTCCAGGGCCCTGCTTCGTGCCTCGGACCAGGCAACAGAGCTTGGCTCGCTCTCAATGCCTGAATCAGAGATGATGGAAGAGGACCTCTTGATGACCCCAGAGAGCACCGACACTTCCTCCTGTTCCTCTGCATGAGGGTCCTTTGGGGAAGCCCTAACATCCAAGGGATCCCTCAAAGTGGAGTTTAGTGGATCACAGGGCTCAGAGGGGATGAGCTTTAGACTTAGCAGCACCACCTTGCCCTCCTGGTCTGCAACCTTTCCTAGAGTACTTAACTCATGGAGTGTTGTTTTCTCCAAAATGATGGCATTTGGACGACTTCCACCTGCTATGTCTTTGCCTGGCACAGTTCTGTCTGATTCATAGTTATCTTGAGAGTGCCCACTCTCATGCTGAGCACTAATGACCACTGTGGGTTCAGCACTGCAAGGCTTCTTATTGCTAGATTTCACATCAATGTAGGTGAGTACTGGGGCCTGGCCATCCTCTGGACCTGGACTCCTTCTGGGCAGGTCCTCATCTGCCAGTGGATGTGTTCCAACATCAGACCTCTGGCCAGTCCAACATTCATCTTCAGGCAGATCTGCCTTGTTCTGGAACTCACCAATTGTCAGATACACCTGAGATTTGGAGCACACATCCACATGTTTTGGTGTGGTTATACTATTGTCTGGCTCTGGACACCTAGTAACTTCCTCATCAGAGTCCATCTGAAGTGGTTTCATGGTGGGCAAGACAAGGTCTTCCCTAAAAggtgattttctatttataatagcgttctcttctgtgtcttttaGATTCATTATTGCAGGACTTGTTGGAACATCAAAATTAGGGTAAACACTCAAATTGCACcctacaaaaagaagaaagaaaaatgtactgTAGTTTAAGAAACTATGTCCACAAACTATCCCAAAGCCTGActgtataataaaaaaataaaaaaaaattggctgaaCTTTGCTCCTGGTTCCTGGGGGACAACCTCTGAATTTGGGAAATTTCCCATTTGATGGAAATGTCTTTGTTATTGGTGGCAAGCCTTAAAAGCTTATACTAACCAGGTGACTCATGATGAGTCCTTTAATAGTTTGTACTAAGGAGATGACTCAGGATGGGGGCTTGCCATGCCAGAAAGACCAATTATTCGGTTGGGGCTTTGAGCCAGGTGGTACCAGTACAACATCTGGGAAGAGTGGTTCAATCATGTGGCCAATGATTCAACCAACCATACCCACATAATGAAACCCCAATAAAAACTGGATAGTTGGGCTTGAGTAAACTTCCATTGGGCAATACACATTGATTCACCAGGATGACCAGCTCTGGAGACATGGGATCTTCATATTTGGGACCCTTTCATACTTTGCCATATAGGTGTCTTCTTTTggctggtttttatttgtatcctttataTTAAAACTGTAATCATAGGCAAagcactttcctgagttctgGGAATTGTTCTAGCAAGTCATCAAACCGGAGGGGGTGGTGGTACCTTCTGAATTGGTAGCCAGTTGGTCAGGAGAGCAGATGGCCTAGGAACCCCCAAGCTTCTGTCTGATATGAGGGTGGTCTTATCAGAGGCTGTGCCTTTAACCTATTTGACCTAACACTAGGTAATCAGTGTCAGAATCATCTTGCACTAATGCAAAACTGTAAAATACTGTAATTCATGATTtgccttttacttattttatttttttaagatttttatttatttattcatgagacacacagagagagagagagagagaaagagagagagagagaggcatagacataggcagagggagaagcaggccccatacagggagcccaacgcgggactcgatcctgggactccaggatcatactctggccgaaggcaggcgccaaaccgctgaaccacccagggatcccgtgtctTTTACTTAATAAAAGTTCTTAAcaattcttataaatattaaagaatttctCTACATCACGTAGCATTTACAGTGTGGAAAGAGCTTTGGAGCTAGGAAGGCCTGCTTTCTCATCTTGACACTGGCAACCCCCAGCCGTGAGGCCTTCGACAATGATGGAACTTAAATACttaagtttttttccccccattcaaGCTCACTTTCCTCAACTCTAAGATGGGCAAATTCATAGCAACCAGCAGGCTTCACAGACACAGCTCACAGGAGAGTCATGATATGAACTGCCACACATGGAGAAGACAGAGTCCTGCTTTCTGTAGAGAAACCCTCCAAGCTTGAGCTCTGTCACCAGGACAATTATCCTGCACGGCATTCAGACCACAGAAGTTCCCAGATCACTCTGATCTTCCTGGTAGGATGGTGGGGGTCAAAGCATGaccttctttctcttatttttctttagggTAAACTATTACCTCTTTCATCCTATCTctccatctgttctctcttttcttttgtctcctcttctctcttcctcctcctggccctcctgcccctcctcctccagctcttcctcgccaaatctttctttttctctcccttctaaTAAATCATAACTGGAAGAAAACAAGTGTCTCCCATGTCTATCTCTAGCATATCTCTCCTGAAAAAGCCATCTGATATGTTATTCAATTTCCATGcacaccaaacacaaaaagagGGGACtgggcttttatttcatttaaaacctttaaatcgggatccctgggtggcgcagcggtttagcgcctgcctttggcccagggcgcaatcttggagacccgggatcgaatcccacgacgggctccctgcatggagcctgcttctccctctgcctgtgtctctgcctctttctctctctctgtgactatcatgaataaataaataaaatctttaaaaaaataaaaaataaaataaaacctttaaatccTTCAAATGGTTTTCATAGAAGTTAAAAGAGTATAACCATTCTTGGATGTTATGAAGTGAACCACTTACAAACCACATCTCCAGCTCACATTTTGGGATGATATTTATGACTGGGTCAAAGATTAGAACAAAGATTGGGAAAAAAACGGGTCTCTTCCTTATGTGGATATATTCTTTGCATCTTGAGAGATGAGCAAATGTCCCTTCCTCTGGGGGAGTTTCCCCATAGCTAACAGCAGGTTAGATGTCCCCTGAGCAAATTCCCAGCATCCCCTCTACACACATGGACTATCACATCACCACCACCATACAACGATCCACTTGTGCATTTCCTGTCTCCAATAGAGAGAAGGGTTATAATGTATGAATATTGGTGCGCCCACAGCTAACACCATGGGCTGCCACATAGTGAATtgtattcataaaatgaattgagaaTAGAACAGAAATGCAGTAGAACAAAGACTATTACTTTCACTAGATGTTTATGTTGGTTTGAAAAACCACAGTGTCAATGTTATTTAATCCATGAATAAAACATTGGCACAGCTTTGCACAAAGCCCTATACTAGGCCATGGGTTAGGGAGAGGGCAAGTGGGATCGGTTATAACAATGAACTAGTCTCTGTCTCTAAGGGATTTTCAAAATATTGGGAAGCATACAAAGTACAGTGCACTTGGCTCTCCCACCCAAAGCACGTGGGTTGTATCCTAGAGAATATGAATTGGGTTCTTCAGAGAAGGAGATTATGAGTCATAGGAGGCAGGGAGACAGCAAAGGCAAAGACCAGAAAACTAGTGCATAGTCTAGTCAGGCATCAGTTAGATCCCATGTGGCTGGAGCAAGAGTGAACAAGGATGTCAAGTGGGCATGAGGTATAGGGAAGCCACGATATGGATGGACTCGAATGCTCTATGAACGAGGGGTCTGGTCTTTACATTATAGGCAACAGGAAGATTGGCAGATTCTTGAACGAAAAATGAAAGATGCCTCTGATTTGTCCTTGACAATTCAAGACAGGACACAGAAAGCCCAGCAAGGAAGCGGATTGTCAAAAATAGCAACACTAGTTTCACTACCACAACTATGGGGAAAATGAGAGTGGCATTGGGTCTAATTCAAAGAGAATGGCTTTAGTCAGATACTAGCTAATGGCATTAGCTGACATCCATTCATCACTTCCTTTGTGCCGGTCACTCCTAAGTGTCCTGTGGATGGATGTATCCACTGATCATGGCAGGCCTGCGGAATATAAATTACAATTCCTTTTGTCCAATTACACAGTCACTGATGGTCGGGGGAAAAAATTCCAATTCAGGCAGCCTGGCCAATGGTTAAGGCCCTTGGGCAAAAAGTTCAATTGCCTTGGGACAGAGGAGTGGGGGGTACCTGGGAGAAGCGATCACAGACCATATAGACAGACTTTGcaagggcctggcacacagtaggtatcaAGCCACAGTACTATAGCAGACCGGGAATAAATATTCCTATTTTAATGTGGAAATGGGactcttatttccatttcttcattacACTGCAACAATGGAATGCAAATCGCACGACCTCATTGCAAATTACATTAAGGTCACTAACCCCTGGAGGGAAAGGGAATTCATTCTTTATCTGCTGATGCTTTTGCTCTGGGATTAAAGTGTCATCAGAGCACATGGTGAAGGAATAAAGGTCAGGAAGAGTTTTGAGTGGGGAAATAGTCttgggaaagggaagggagaggtgaGAGATCTGTAGAGAGGAGTCTTGGGGAGACAGCCAACCCCCTCTGAGAGCAATTGTCTTGGGGTCTTTCTGGGAAGACAGGATCCTTTTGCTGGGGTCACAGACTCAAAGTTAAGTTCCCCGTCCCAAGCACTctgcagacacaggcagagatggaCAATACGAAGCTTCGAGGAACCTGCAGGGGCAGATGGCCTAGGAAAGGTGGCCCTCCAGCCACACCTAAGTCTAGGGCACCACCTTGGCGCGcagaggaggagggcagccccTGGCAGCCCCCGTAAGCCCAAGGTTGACTTCCCGGCTGGTGCTGCCGAAGGGAAGTTTCGGCTTCAGCTGGTATGaagatttataaaacataaagataTGCAATACAATCGTACGCATGAGTCGCAGGAGTGAGATTTACGTCCATTGCGGGACCGCGGGAGGGGACAGAGGACCAGCAACCGCGGAATGCCCCGTGCGCACCAGGCTCTCTCCAGCTAACCTACCAGTTCCTTAACACGCTGCGCAGAACAGCATTCATATGGAAAGGAAAACAGATCGGAAGACCTGCAACGAAGCCCAGTAGCAACATCCCAGGGTCCAATCGCTGGGGCTGATTGTAAATTTCTTCCCTCCCTATTCAAGGGTTCTGTAGCTACCTGATGTCACTGTAATGAAGACgagtgcacacgcacacacatggacacacacgcatacacatgCAGCCTGGGGTCAAGTGTTAAGCTCTTTGGACCAGCTGCTGAGGCCGCCATCTCTGGGGCGCGTACCTTCCAGCTGTCATACACAGCATTGACACTAGATGTCAGGGCACAGCTGAGAACCAGGAACATCCTTCCACCACAAAGCTGGACTGTCCTTGGAAGTCCACTTGGGCTTTTAAAAGAGCCTACAAATCTCTGCCTGCAGAAACTCTGGAATTTAAGTGGCACATCATTTAAACGATGGGTATCCCAACATCAGGGTTTGAACCGCCTCACAAAGAGATGGTAGGACAGACCCTGGGCCTTGGAGCTGGAGCGACTTGCTTTGAACGTTGGCTTTTATttgatttacttactttttaatttttttaaaagattttatttattcatgagagacacagagagagacagagacacaggcagagggagaaacaggctccatgcggggagcccgatgtgggactcgatcccaggaccccaggatcacaacctgagtccaaggcaggcgctcaaccattgagccacccaggtgccccaaacattgGCTTTTATAAGCTGTAGGATCTTTAATACATACTTCAATTTGttgagcttcagtttctctctaTGAAACAGGGTGcatgagggttttgttttgttttgtttttaataggattaaaaagataaaacatgtaaAACCTCCAGCCAGGTATTTTCTTGCTCTTTAATGGATCACAGGTCTACTTGGACTGTGATGGCTTGTGGGCTTCCATGAGCAGGACCGCGGGAGGGGACAGAGGACCAGCAACCGCGGAATGCCCCATGCGCACCAGGCTCTCTCCAGCTAACCTACCAGTTCCTTAACACGCTGCGCAGAACAGCAAGAGAGACTGTGGTGTGGACACAAAGACACAGATCCACGCAAGCATGCTGTCTTTTCTCCCTGAGTGAGCAGCTCACCCACTAATTCAGTCACTGGGGCAGCCCACTTTCTCGAATACTGGGCCTGGTTCATGGCATGAACCAAGCTCTCCATAGGAGTCTGAACTGAATGCCGCCAAAGTTCAACGAGACATGACTTCATATTTGTGTCGTGCCTCTGAGATAAGAAAGGATGTCTGTCCTCTGCTCAGGGTATTCTGGTGAGGGGAGACTATGgttcctgttttatagatgaaaataCTGAGGCCCCTGGCAGGATTTTACCCCAGAAAGGGTCAGGAAGGGTATCTCTGTCATAGCTGTCCTTCTGTGACTCTGATCTGAAAATTGCACTGACACAAAGTCACCCCAAATAACTAAGCTTAGCCTGAGGTTTTGCTTCCCCTCCACAGCCTGACAAATTACTGCCTTGATTTGGTCCCACTGCTGGCAACTGACCGGGGACCCACAGAGGAGCCTTAGTGTTGAGTCTTTCCCGAGCAAGGACCAACCTGTTGCAGGGCAGTCCACGTATCTGTCCTCAAAGATAACGGGCAGGGTGTTCCAGTCGCCATCGATGTCGAGGCACTCCGCGGGCAGTGGGGGCATGGTGGTGAGGTACTCCGAATTCCGGATGTCCAGAGACAGCTGGCTGTGGGTTTGTATCCTGGGGACGCACGGATTGGGTTAGCGTCAGGGGAAGTTTAAAATGCAGTAAGAATCATTGCCCCAACCCCTGACTCCAAGAAAACGTTCAGCGGGCTCTGACACCGTCTGTCTGTccatcctcttcctttctccctgccaACCACCCAGCCAGACCCTAGGGCCATGGTGGGAACTGGTCTGGGCACTGAGCCTAGAGGTCACGGATGGTATGATCAAGGCACGTATCACGTTCTGTTTCAGTGGGATGCACTAAATAACACTCTAGTGGAGCAGGAGCTGAGCTTCTAAATGGCTAGGAATCTTAAATTAGTCCTTTGGAGAAAAAACTTCAAGCTCTACATATCCTCTACTCTTGCTTTTCTCACCTCCTATAGGACGTTAGGGTCTGAATCCTATGCTGTGGCATAAGTATTAAAAACCAtctaaaatgctttcttttttcttgttttattgcttCCTGTGTAAACACCAGCAACCTTGATTGGGGTGTAAGTACCCCTAGTTTGGGAGCTATGTGTTTTGGTTCCTCCATGTAGGATAAAAAAACGTAGCCTGACTTCTGGAAGCCCCCATTGTCACTCCTCAGCCATGTAGGCAGGTCACCTGCTCCCACAGAACAGCTCATAGCTACAGAGCTCCACACAAGCCCAGGGAAAATTCTCTCATTCTGAACTCTCAGGAACAAATATAATGAATGTATATGCCCATAGGATATTTTATACACGTATTTTGAATATGCATTTGaactacaaatattttatttctttatttctcaattGGATTTTAACCTATGATCAAAAAGGATAAGCAGtgtgaggcacctggatggctcaggttaagagtctgactcctggttctggctcaggttgtgatctcaggctcatgagatcctgtcccaagtcgggctctgcgttcagcaggaagtctgtgtGGGATTCTCCCCCGCTCCACccctgccctctttctctccccactccctgtctctagaaaaaaaaaaaaaaaaaagaaaagaaaaataaaaaaagaaaagtgataagCAATGTATTCTCTTCCTCAAAGCCATGAAGGCTGCAGCAACCTTATAATATTGTGAACCTTTCCTGAATACTTAAATAGATTTTTGTTGCAATAAGTCCTGCACTTCTTTGCTGTCATGTGAACCTAGACCTTTGGGTCCagtgtttaatttcttaaataagtCTACTGACTGGACACCCATGTATGGAGGCCCAGGTCTACAAGCTAGGGCATATACCTACAGGATGGAAACCTGATTCTGGACCTAAAGAGCTTATAGTCATGAATTAATGAGGTGATTAACCAAGTAACTATAACACAGCATGAGAGGTTCTACAGAGCTGGGTCCAGGCTACTTTATGCAGGGCATTACCTCTTGCCAGAATGTGGCTTCTTGAGCGTACAGGCTTCGTGAATGTGACCCAGTACCTACAACAGTGCTtagcatatgtttaaaaaaatgactaaaaattcTAGAGCACAATTCTATCATCTCACACCTAGGATGGCTATTCTTAAAACAAACACCaaagcaagtgttggtgaggatgtggagagggTGCGGCCCTCATATACTGTTGATGAGGATGCAAGACGCCACAGCtgccatggaaaacagtacagaagttcctgagaaaagtaaaaatagaagtaccctagGATCTGATGATCCAACTGCTGAGTATTTATCCATAAGAAATCAGGGTCTTTAAGAGATTTGTGCACCCCCACATGcgtagcagcactattcacaacaaCTCAGCTACAGAGACAAGCTAAATGTCCATGAAcagaaaaaggataaagaaaatgcagcaCAATGGGATAGGATTCAGGCTTCGAAAAGAAGGAGACCCTGTCATACATGATGACATGGATaagccttgaggacattatgctatgtgaaaggAGTCGGCCTCACAAGGACAAATCCTGGTGATTCCACATTCAGGAGGTATcgaaaaataatcaaattcagagtaaaaaaaataaataaaggagtggttgccaggggctgggtggaGAAATGGGGAGAGGCTGGTCAATGGGCATAAAGTTTCAAGGGAGTAAGATAGGTTCTAGACACCCGCTATCTGGAGCACCCAGGACCCAGTCCATCACCTACTTATCTTCCTGACTCCAGGAGCTTAGCCAACAACACACAGATCCTTCTATTTTGGAGGTTGAGGAATCCACGTTCAGTTCTTCAGGATAATGGTTAACCACTATAGACCAGATCCACAGCAAGGATGGTAGGAATGTGGGATCCAGACTCCAGTAGATTCGTGTGTTTATCACATGCTTGCCATGAGGTCTAAGATAAGCTACTTAACCTGTCTGAGCCCAGGTTTTCCCAGTTTCTTCCTCGGTGAAGTGGAGATACAACCAGTTCCTAGCTCAAGGTATTAGTGTGGACATTAAATGAGCCAATGCAGGAAAAGCACTTGGCTGGGCTCTTCTTAGCAGAGTCATCTCAATAAACAAAGCACCAGGAAGGCAGGGCAAGTGCCTCTTGGGTTCAATGCTATTGACATAGCATCTTGTAAAATGAGTAATCTTTAAAACTTAGTGCTATACTTATTATTAtagaaaaacacaagaagcaaagtGATAAATCAATTGTCA
The nucleotide sequence above comes from Canis lupus baileyi chromosome 14, mCanLup2.hap1, whole genome shotgun sequence. Encoded proteins:
- the FAM135B gene encoding protein FAM135B isoform X4 encodes the protein MQHAHRWHRDLCFLLLHAYRGLRAYFLVIMRDIPELPHMELESLGVEETLSQLCSELQMLNNPEKIAEQISKDLAWLTSHLMALWTQFLDTVTLHSQVTTYLTQEHHTLRVRRFSEAFFYMEHQKLAVLTFQENLIQTHSQLSLDIRNSEYLTTMPPLPAECLDIDGDWNTLPVIFEDRYVDCPATGCNLSVYPNFDVPTSPAIMNLKDTEENAIINRKSPFREDLVLPTMKPLQMDSDEEVTRCPEPDNSITTPKHVDVCSKSQVYLTIGEFQNKADLPEDECWTGQRSDVGTHPLADEDLPRRSPGPEDGQAPVLTYIDVKSSNKKPCSAEPTVVISAQHESGHSQDNYESDRTVPGKDIAGGSRPNAIILEKTTLHELSTLGKVADQEGKVVLLSLKLIPSEPCDPLNSTLRDPLDVRASPKDPHAEEQEEVSVLSGVIKRSSSIISDSGIESEPSSVAWSEARSRALELPSDREVLHHLVRRHALHRNSLEGGHTESNTSLPSGIQASLTSISSLPFEEEERELANTKLTKSVSAPQISSPEESSEDTDTMQQRGGLAERSAIPIKSIDSPGAGTDSFPGQVVSGADNQQGPGYIDIPKGKDSQFDPQGPCCLDGRTENPPDIETKGLNLEIPRVIALENPQNRSCPGVLMETPKGMPEDLNVEKGALSDSSISDDETVAHHKVPEWSCTAAANASDLGSTGEQSSSPCIIDDAAFSKGSQAPLEAGHEAGTVCSTVTHSINSQLLGTQEPRAVTSVMVSHLTPAETFTLDSLKAVEVVNLSVSCTATCLPFSSVPKETPARAGFASKQTPLPITHQPLGSFGVVSAHSSKLEEEVSERMYSFYQAKEKFKKELKIDGFLYSDLSVLASDIPYFPPEEEEENLEDGIHLVVCVHGLDGNSADLRLVKTFIELGLPGGKLDFLMSEKNQMDTFADFDTMTDRLLDEIIQHIQLYNLSISRISFIGHSLGNIIIRSVLTRPRFRYYLNKLHTFLSLSGPHLGTLYNNSTLVSTGLWLMQKLKKSGSLLQLTFRDNADLRKCFLYQLSQKTGLQYFKNVVLVASPQDRYVPFHSARIEMCKTALKDRHTGPVYAEMINNLLRPLVEAKDCTLIRHNVFHALPNTANALIGRAAHIAVLDSELFLEKFFLVAGLNYFK
- the FAM135B gene encoding protein FAM135B isoform X3, giving the protein MYWLLLGSFYVPSENCMQHAHRWHRDLCFLLLHAYRGLRAYFLVIMRDIPELPHMELESLGVEETLSQLCSELQMLNNPEKIAEQISKDLAWLTSHLMALWTQFLDTVTLHSQVTTYLTQEHHTLRVRRFSEAFFYMEHQKLAVLTFQENLIQTHSQLSLDIRNSEYLTTMPPLPAECLDIDGDWNTLPVIFEDRYVDCPATGCNLSVYPNFDVPTSPAIMNLKDTEENAIINRKSPFREDLVLPTMKPLQMDSDEEVTRCPEPDNSITTPKHVDVCSKSQVYLTIGEFQNKADLPEDECWTGQRSDVGTHPLADEDLPRRSPGPEDGQAPVLTYIDVKSSNKKPCSAEPTVVISAQHESGHSQDNYESDRTVPGKDIAGGSRPNAIILEKTTLHELSTLGKVADQEGKVVLLSLKLIPSEPCDPLNSTLRDPLDVRASPKDPHAEEQEEVSVLSGVIKRSSSIISDSGIESEPSSVAWSEARSRALELPSDREVLHHLVRRHALHRNSLEGGHTESNTSLPSGIQASLTSISSLPFEEEERELANTKLTKSVSAPQISSPEESSEDTDTMQQRGGLAERSAIPIKSIDSPGAGTDSFPGQVVSGADNQQGPGYIDIPKGKDSQFDPQGPCCLDGRTENPPDIETKGLNLEIPRVIALENPQNRSCPGVLMETPKGMPEDLNVEKGALSDSSISDDETVAHHKVPEWSCTAAANASDLGSTGEQSSSPCIIDDAAFSKGSQAPLEAGHEAGTVCSTVTHSINSQLLGTQEPRAVTSVMVSHLTPAETFTLDSLKAVEVVNLSVSCTATCLPFSSVPKETPARAGFASKQTPLPITHQPLGSFGVVSAHSSKLEEEVSERMYSFYQAKEKFKKELKIDGFLYSDLSVLASDIPYFPPEEEEENLEDGIHLVVCVHGLDGNSADLRLVKTFIELGLPGGKLDFLMSEKNQMDTFADFDTMTDRLLDEIIQHIQLYNLSISRISFIGHSLGNIIIRSVLTRPRFRYYLNKLHTFLSLSGPHLGTLYNNSTLVSTGLWLMQKLKKSGSLLQLTFRDNADLRKCFLYQLSQKTGLQYFKNVVLVASPQDRYVPFHSARIEMCKTALKDRHTGPVYAEMINNLLRPLVEAKDCTLIRHNVFHALPNTANALIGRAAHIAVLDSELFLEKFFLVAGLNYFK